The following are encoded in a window of Glandiceps talaboti chromosome 5, keGlaTala1.1, whole genome shotgun sequence genomic DNA:
- the LOC144435305 gene encoding uncharacterized protein LOC144435305, producing the protein MGFSTVNFMFFLLLGAILTRQVESLNYCYSGNPGTCQNGGYCVQDDIYLYHCQCPLCYIGDYCEVKQSGCSEESQTTRASTETTRNPTVPPITKQVTTEKTTVELQTTERQTFTQTSPQAGFTTIVDGATSKSTATTTRTTGGNKISDGGSQSNLIEILAYSFIGLGILLVVGFVLVCVMVYKFKTLKRDVNNKAVLPGQNGSSRSYVVNLDHQISANQPAQPDVRNYDYASLHGHPPNPNNTSQQPDVRNYDYASLQDHLANSNITAPYQIVYQNTSTGGRTSSNEILATTTTTTTTITTTTSARGRLHILCCQ; encoded by the exons ATGGGTTTTTCGACTGTCAACTTCATGTTTTTCCTGCTTCTTGGAGCTATACTGACACGTCAAG TTGAAAGTCTGAATTACTGTTACTCTGGAAACCCTGGAACGTGTCAGAATGGAGGATATTGTGTTCAAGATGACATCTATTTGTACCACTGCCAATGTCCCTTGTGCTATATTGGTGACTACTGTGAGGTAAAACAATCAG GTTGTTCTGAAGAATCTCAAACCACAAGAGCTTCCACGGAAACGACTAGGAACCCCACAGTGCCTCCAATAACAAAACAGGTAACAACAGAGAAAACAACCGTGGAACTACAAACTACAGAGCGGCAAACATTTACACAAACTTCCCCTCAAGCTGGGTTCACGACTATCGTCGACGGTGCCACCTCCAAGTCCACCGCTACAACTACACGTACAACCGGTGGTAATAAGATTAGTGACGGTGGCTCACAATCAAATCTGATCGAAATTTTGGCGTATTCATTTATTGGTCTTGGCATTCTTCTAGTTGTTGGTTTTGTGCTTGTATGCGTAATGGTTTATAAGTTTAAGACACTGAAAAGAGACGTCAACAACAAAG CGGTATTACCCGGTCAAAATGGTAGCTCCCGAAGTTACGTGGTGAATTTAGACCACCAAATATCTGCTAACCAACCGGCCCAGCCAGACGTACGGAATTACGACTACGCAAGTCTACATGGTCATCCTCCCAACCCCAACAACACGTCTCAGCAGCCAGACGTACGGAATTACGACTACGCAAGTCTACAGGATCATCTTGCCAACTCCAACATCACTGCTCCATATCAGATAGTTTACCAGAACACCAGTACTGGGGGCCGCACTTCGAGCAATGAGATTCTggccaccaccactaccaccactaccaccatcaccaccaccacttcaGCAAGGGGCAGATTACATATCCTCTGTTGCCAGTGA